The following coding sequences are from one Homalodisca vitripennis isolate AUS2020 chromosome 7, UT_GWSS_2.1, whole genome shotgun sequence window:
- the LOC124366143 gene encoding 26S proteasome non-ATPase regulatory subunit 11-like — protein sequence MAGAMLFERSMSQQSREDLSKIPQDDPNEDTNEEHIRAKEQGILQLGEKYKNEGKAKELADLIKQTRPFLSMISKAKAAKLVRSLVDFFLDLEAGIGIEVQLCKECIEWAKEERRTFLRQSLEARLIALYFDTGMFTEALQLGSTLLKELKKLDDKNLLVEVLLLESKTYHALSNLSKARAALTSARTTANSIYCPPKMQAALDLQSGILHAADEQDFKTAYSYFYEAFEGYDSIESPKALTALKYMLLSKIMLNTPEDVQQIVSGKLALKYAGKDIEAMKSVAQASHKRSLADFQQTLKNFKKELEEDVIVRAHLGTLYDNMLEQNLCRIIEPYSRVQVDFVSQSIKLPKLQVEKKLSQMILDKKFHGILDQGEGVLIVFEETVVDKTYEMALETINSMGKVVDTLYQKAKKLS from the coding sequence ATGGCGGGTGCAATGTTGTTTGAGAGATCTATGTCACAACAAAGTAGGGAAGATTTGAGCAAAATTCCTCAAGATGATCCAAATGAAGACACCAATGAAGAACATATACGTGCCAAAGAACAGGGAATTCTACAGTTGGGAGAAAAGTACAAAAATGAAGGTAAAGCTAAAGAACTTGCAGACCTAATAAAACAAACTCGACCTTTTCTAAGCATGATAAGTAAAGCAAAAGCTGCTAAGTTGGTTCGTTCGCTGGTAGACTTTTTCCTTGATTTAGAGGCTGGTATTGGAATTGAAGTACAGCTTTGTAAAGAATGTATTGAATGGGCTAAAGAGGAAAGGAGAACTTTCCTGAGGCAATCTCTGGAAGCTAGATTAATTGCTCTTTATTTTGATACTGGTATGTTTACTGAAGCTCTACAGCTTGGTTCAACCTTACTCAAAGAGTTGAAGAAGTTAGATGACAAGAATTTATTAGTTGAAGTCCTGCTTTTGGAAAGTAAAACCTATCATGCTTTGAGCAATCTTTCAAAAGCCCGTGCAGCTCTTACCTCTGCTCGAACAACGGCTAATTCTATTTACTGCCCACCTAAAATGCAAGCAGCACTGGATCTTCAATCAGGCATTCTTCATGCTGCAGATGAACAAGACTTTAAAACAGCTTATTCATACTTCTATGAAGCTTTTGAAGGATATGACAGTATAGAATCCCCTAAAGCACTGACTGCACTGAAGTACATGTTATTGTCTAAGATCATGTTAAATACACCTGAAGATGTCCAGCAGATTGTCAGTGGAAAACTGGCCTTGAAATACGCAGGAAAAGATATTGAAGCAATGAAGAGTGTCGCTCAAGCAAGCCACAAAAGGTCACTCGCAGATTTTCAACAGACcttgaaaaacttcaaaaaagaacTTGAAGAGGACGTAATTGTTAGAGCACACTTGGGAACGCTGTACGACAACATGTTGGAGCAGAATCTATGCCGAATCATTGAACCGTACTCTCGTGTGCAAGTAGATTTTGTCTCTCAGTCTATTAAACTTCCAAAACTCCAAGTAGAGAAGAAGCTTTCACAAATGATTTTAGATAAGAAGTTCCATGGAATTCTTGATCAAGGTGAGGGAGTGCTGATTGTTTTTGAAGAAACTGTAGTGGACAAAACCTATGAAATGGCATTAGAAACCATAAATAGCATGGGAAAAGTTGTGGACACTTTGTACCAAAAAGCAAAAAAGTTATCATAA